In a single window of the Pseudomonas sp. B21-015 genome:
- a CDS encoding ABC transporter ATP-binding protein, translating into MLNMSAVHKSRGAGSQRYSLVIPRLQLRAGEQLAVVGPSGCGKSTLLDLLALVLAPDQAGQFDFAPGQTRTDITGLWRADAQSALADLRSRHLGYVLQTGGLLDFLDVRGNIDLSRKLLGLKDDGSVDRLAGALDIADQLGKRPGDLSVGQRQRVSCARALAHGPRLLLADEPTAALDPLNAERVMQLLVTQAREHGVCCVVATHDESLARASGLQVRRISCHRDVDGGVTATLGEAADA; encoded by the coding sequence ATGCTGAACATGAGCGCAGTGCACAAAAGCCGAGGCGCCGGCAGCCAGCGCTACAGCCTGGTGATTCCACGGCTGCAACTGCGTGCCGGTGAACAATTGGCGGTGGTCGGTCCCAGTGGCTGTGGCAAAAGCACGTTGCTGGATTTGCTGGCGCTGGTGCTGGCTCCGGATCAGGCCGGACAGTTTGATTTTGCGCCCGGCCAAACCAGGACAGACATTACCGGGCTGTGGCGCGCAGATGCGCAAAGTGCCTTGGCGGACTTGCGCAGCCGGCACTTGGGCTACGTGCTGCAAACCGGTGGCCTGCTGGATTTTCTGGACGTGCGCGGCAACATTGACCTGTCGCGAAAACTGCTTGGCTTGAAAGACGACGGTAGCGTGGATCGCCTGGCCGGGGCACTGGATATCGCTGATCAACTGGGCAAAAGGCCGGGCGACTTGTCTGTCGGCCAACGACAACGGGTGAGTTGCGCCCGGGCCCTGGCCCATGGGCCGCGTCTGCTGTTGGCCGATGAACCGACCGCCGCCCTCGATCCGCTGAACGCGGAGCGCGTGATGCAGTTACTGGTGACCCAGGCCCGCGAACACGGCGTGTGCTGCGTCGTCGCCACTCACGACGAGTCACTGGCCCGCGCCAGCGGTTTGCAGGTGCGGCGCATCAGTTGTCATCGCGACGTCGATGGCGGTGTCACCGCCACCCTCGGGGAGGCTGCTGATGCGTAA
- a CDS encoding serine/threonine-protein kinase, with protein sequence MNSTLNILIPGYDIDGEIGEGAMASVYLATQRSLERKVALKVMAAALAADPSFCERFLREGKTLARLSHPHTVTIHDIGHVGELYYMAMEYLPNGTLKERIAAGLTPEQGLIYIRQIASALGYAHGLGLVHRDVKPANILFRADGTAVLSDFGIAKSMDDRTQFTQAGFAVGTPSYMSPEQARGQDIDGRADLYALGVVLYEILVGKLPYTGNDALSTALAHLTEPLPELPVHHGRYQEVLRKLLAKDPADRFPNAAALLQALDNLPRESVEATTIRPLPIPVLPIAVSNDLAGLTPVSIDIPTGPAQPQPRPKPVPPTVQPPPSMVSEQRKGPVFALAAVAVVVALALGGAGYWWLSGDVETDAKVPVVSAPPVSPPPAVAPPVNPPVATEVDGGQRPLLMAGKKTLFQRVLSKPGAKYASDPGATPGKALPAFSVLYVYERKEVDGNPWLRVGVATDGRSDGWLPAAQVSDWKQSLVLKFTERSGRAPVMFLRQPGEVEKLLADPSSAKNLLLKAQQNSEDNQRVLALEPAASAVPQNQFYLLPIFDSRESFDENGQPVQLLNVASIDPGNAPKAAANNTPITTANADAFRTAVVLVVDTTVSMQPYIDQVRDVVHQLQTRIAERGELDSVSFGLVGFRSSIQKTPGLEYVAKTLITLEQGRDPQRFMDLARQVKASTVSSHSFNEDAFAGVMEAVEGMDWSGYGGRLILLVTDAGALRKNDPYAATQMNEAEVRQAALGKQIKIYALHLLSDAGKKTHDGAQSQYRTLTADANPQIGDLYIPVPGADVRKFGERVDEIGSVFADLVHQVRSGKPQTVPLLSAAPSLTDKSAAVGYAMHMDFLGRKAASQAPQLVSAWTADRDLTNPTLPAFQVCVMLTKLQLNDLQQSLKLIVDAARKTQTSPKNFFQEIASASAYMSRDPSALRKGGNLADGGVLGEYLEGLPYRSKSLNMTQDLWLSLSVAEQEDFIDELDSKIRLYETFHNDLANWVRFGDAEPGDALYRVPLSTLP encoded by the coding sequence ATGAATTCCACCCTGAACATTCTGATCCCCGGCTACGACATCGACGGCGAGATCGGCGAAGGCGCCATGGCCAGCGTTTACCTGGCGACCCAGCGCTCGCTGGAGCGCAAGGTGGCGCTGAAGGTCATGGCCGCCGCGCTGGCGGCCGACCCGAGTTTCTGCGAGCGCTTCCTGCGCGAAGGCAAAACCCTGGCGCGCCTGTCGCACCCGCATACGGTCACCATCCATGACATCGGCCATGTCGGTGAGCTGTATTACATGGCCATGGAATACCTGCCCAACGGCACGCTCAAGGAGCGCATCGCCGCCGGCCTGACGCCAGAACAGGGCCTGATCTACATCCGCCAGATCGCTTCGGCCCTGGGCTATGCCCATGGGCTGGGGCTGGTTCATCGCGACGTCAAACCGGCGAACATTCTGTTCCGTGCCGATGGCACGGCGGTGCTCTCGGACTTCGGTATCGCCAAGTCCATGGACGACCGCACCCAGTTCACCCAGGCCGGTTTCGCCGTCGGTACCCCCAGCTACATGAGCCCGGAACAGGCGCGTGGCCAGGATATTGACGGCCGGGCCGATCTTTATGCCTTGGGCGTGGTGCTCTACGAAATCCTCGTCGGCAAACTGCCGTATACCGGCAACGACGCGCTCTCCACGGCCCTGGCGCATTTGACCGAACCGTTGCCGGAGCTGCCGGTGCACCACGGCCGCTATCAAGAGGTGCTGCGCAAGCTGCTGGCCAAGGATCCGGCCGACCGTTTCCCGAATGCAGCGGCGCTGTTGCAGGCGCTGGATAATCTGCCTCGGGAATCGGTTGAAGCGACCACGATCCGGCCATTGCCAATACCGGTATTGCCGATTGCGGTGAGCAATGACCTGGCGGGGCTGACGCCGGTGTCCATCGATATACCGACCGGCCCCGCGCAGCCACAACCTCGACCCAAGCCTGTTCCGCCGACTGTGCAGCCGCCGCCGTCCATGGTCTCGGAGCAGCGCAAGGGGCCGGTGTTCGCACTCGCCGCCGTCGCGGTGGTCGTGGCGCTGGCCTTGGGCGGCGCGGGTTATTGGTGGCTGTCCGGTGACGTCGAAACCGACGCCAAGGTGCCGGTGGTTTCAGCGCCGCCGGTCAGTCCGCCGCCGGCCGTGGCGCCACCCGTCAATCCCCCGGTGGCGACGGAGGTCGATGGCGGTCAGCGTCCGCTGTTGATGGCCGGCAAAAAAACCTTGTTCCAGCGGGTACTCAGCAAGCCGGGGGCGAAATACGCCAGCGACCCGGGGGCCACACCTGGCAAGGCCTTGCCGGCGTTTTCCGTGCTTTACGTCTATGAGCGCAAAGAGGTTGATGGCAACCCGTGGCTGCGTGTTGGCGTCGCCACCGACGGGCGCAGTGACGGCTGGTTGCCGGCCGCACAAGTCAGCGACTGGAAGCAAAGCCTGGTGCTCAAGTTCACCGAACGCTCCGGCCGTGCGCCGGTGATGTTCCTGCGTCAGCCCGGCGAAGTGGAGAAGCTGCTGGCCGATCCGTCGTCCGCCAAAAACCTGTTGCTCAAGGCCCAGCAGAATAGCGAAGACAACCAGCGGGTGCTGGCCCTGGAACCGGCCGCCAGTGCGGTGCCGCAGAATCAGTTTTACCTGTTGCCGATCTTCGATTCGCGCGAGAGTTTCGACGAAAACGGCCAGCCGGTGCAGTTGCTGAACGTGGCGTCCATCGACCCCGGTAATGCTCCGAAGGCCGCTGCCAACAACACACCAATCACTACTGCTAACGCCGACGCGTTCCGCACCGCCGTGGTGTTGGTCGTTGACACCACCGTGTCCATGCAGCCCTACATCGATCAGGTCCGCGACGTCGTACACCAACTGCAAACCCGCATCGCCGAGCGGGGCGAGCTGGACAGTGTCAGCTTTGGCCTGGTGGGGTTTCGCAGCAGCATCCAGAAAACCCCGGGCCTGGAATACGTCGCCAAAACCTTGATCACCCTGGAACAGGGCCGCGACCCGCAGCGCTTCATGGACCTGGCGCGGCAGGTCAAGGCGTCCACGGTCTCGAGCCATTCGTTCAACGAAGATGCGTTTGCCGGCGTGATGGAAGCGGTCGAGGGCATGGACTGGTCCGGCTATGGCGGGCGCCTGATTCTGTTGGTCACCGATGCCGGTGCCTTGCGCAAGAACGACCCATATGCCGCCACGCAAATGAACGAGGCCGAAGTGCGCCAGGCCGCGCTGGGCAAGCAGATCAAGATCTACGCCTTGCACTTGCTTAGCGATGCCGGCAAGAAAACCCATGACGGTGCGCAAAGCCAGTACCGCACCCTGACCGCCGACGCCAACCCGCAGATCGGCGACCTGTACATTCCGGTGCCGGGCGCCGATGTGCGCAAGTTCGGTGAGCGGGTGGATGAGATCGGTTCGGTGTTTGCCGACCTGGTGCATCAGGTGCGCAGCGGCAAGCCGCAAACCGTGCCGCTGCTGAGCGCCGCACCGAGCCTGACCGACAAGTCGGCGGCTGTCGGCTACGCGATGCACATGGACTTCCTGGGGCGTAAAGCCGCCAGCCAGGCGCCGCAACTGGTCAGCGCCTGGACCGCCGACCGCGACCTGACCAACCCGACACTGCCGGCGTTCCAGGTGTGCGTGATGTTGACCAAGTTGCAGCTCAACGACTTGCAGCAATCGCTGAAGCTGATCGTCGATGCCGCCCGCAAGACCCAGACCTCGCCGAAGAATTTCTTCCAGGAAATCGCCAGCGCCAGTGCCTACATGAGCCGCGACCCTTCGGCCTTGCGCAAGGGCGGCAATCTGGCCGATGGCGGGGTTCTGGGTGAGTACCTGGAAGGGCTGCCCTATCGCAGCAAGTCGCTGAACATGACTCAGGACTTGTGGCTTTCGCTGAGCGTGGCCGAGCAGGAGGACTTTATCGACGAGCTGGACTCGAAGATCCGCCTCTACGAAACCTTCCACAACGACCTGGCTAACTGGGTGCGTTTCGGCGACGCCGAACCGGGTGATGCCTTGTACCGCGTTCCATTGTCGACGCTGCCGTGA
- a CDS encoding PP2C family serine/threonine-protein phosphatase has protein sequence MCSSVGKTFKSASKSHVGMVRQVNEDACLDRPENGLWVVADGMGGHAAGDYVSSLIVDSLRSIAVGRSLDEYAAALKTDLLRVNAAVREETANRGVTMMGSTVVVMAARDLRGVCLWAGDSRLYRLRDGRLKRISRDHSYVQDLQDSGLLSEAEARVHPRANIVTRAIGVEAQLELAMVELLLRPGDSYLLCSDGLNKTVEDHEIREVLSHDEPGEIASSLVSLGLMRGAPDNITVIVVKVPS, from the coding sequence ATGTGTTCAAGCGTTGGAAAGACGTTCAAATCTGCAAGCAAGAGCCATGTCGGTATGGTCCGCCAGGTTAACGAAGATGCTTGCCTGGACCGGCCGGAAAACGGCCTGTGGGTGGTCGCCGATGGCATGGGCGGGCACGCGGCGGGCGACTACGTCAGCAGTCTGATCGTCGACAGTCTGCGTAGCATTGCCGTGGGCCGCTCGCTGGATGAATACGCCGCCGCGCTGAAAACCGACCTGCTGCGGGTCAACGCCGCTGTGCGTGAAGAGACCGCCAACCGCGGCGTGACCATGATGGGCAGCACTGTGGTGGTGATGGCGGCGCGTGACTTGCGCGGGGTATGCCTGTGGGCGGGTGACAGTCGCTTGTATCGCCTGCGTGACGGCCGGCTCAAACGCATCTCGCGGGACCACAGTTACGTTCAGGATCTGCAGGACAGCGGCCTGCTCAGCGAAGCTGAAGCCCGGGTGCATCCACGGGCCAATATTGTCACCCGCGCCATCGGGGTCGAGGCACAACTGGAGCTGGCGATGGTCGAGCTGCTATTGAGGCCCGGCGACAGTTACCTGTTGTGCAGCGACGGGCTGAACAAAACGGTTGAAGATCATGAGATCCGCGAGGTGCTGAGCCACGACGAGCCCGGGGAAATCGCCAGCAGCCTGGTGTCTCTGGGCCTGATGCGCGGCGCTCCGGACAACATCACCGTCATCGTCGTGAAGGTGCCGTCATGA
- the tagF gene encoding type VI secretion system-associated protein TagF gives MSTPGFYGKLASRGDFVSRGLPQSFIGPWDSWLAAGLLASQSLGDRWLDAYLVSPLWRFMVGPGVCGPQAAVGVVMPSIDRVGRYFPLTVAVLLDHDADPASVVGGSDAWFEQVEQLMLSTLSVEASFEAFGAGLEALGSPAYLRRAPSSRFAGLHCFDATNPKARMTALAELACEGASLWWGQGSERIAPALLRCQGLPAAADFAQFLLGQEGVV, from the coding sequence ATGAGCACGCCGGGCTTCTATGGAAAACTGGCCAGTCGCGGGGACTTTGTCAGCCGTGGCTTGCCGCAGAGTTTTATCGGCCCCTGGGATTCGTGGCTGGCGGCGGGCCTGCTCGCCAGCCAGAGCCTCGGGGACCGTTGGCTGGACGCCTATCTGGTCAGTCCGCTGTGGCGCTTTATGGTCGGGCCCGGTGTATGTGGGCCGCAGGCCGCCGTTGGGGTGGTGATGCCGAGCATCGATCGGGTTGGCCGGTATTTTCCGCTGACCGTCGCGGTGCTGCTGGATCACGACGCTGATCCGGCATCGGTGGTGGGCGGCTCGGATGCCTGGTTTGAGCAGGTTGAGCAATTGATGTTGAGCACGTTGAGCGTGGAGGCGAGCTTCGAAGCTTTCGGTGCAGGACTGGAAGCGCTGGGCAGCCCGGCGTATCTGCGTCGCGCGCCAAGCAGCCGTTTTGCCGGCCTGCATTGCTTTGATGCCACTAACCCGAAGGCGCGAATGACCGCGCTAGCCGAACTGGCCTGCGAAGGCGCAAGCCTGTGGTGGGGCCAGGGTTCGGAGCGTATCGCTCCCGCTTTATTACGGTGCCAGGGCCTGCCGGCCGCCGCTGATTTTGCGCAATTTTTGCTCGGCCAAGAAGGTGTTGTGTAG
- the tssM gene encoding type VI secretion system membrane subunit TssM, which translates to MKAFFSFIIRWVIPLLGLIALSLIIWFVGPLLEFLVPEGRRWTLIILVFAVWIAYRLFRIIQARRQAAEVMRSLAAQTPPDPTSVATFEELETLRQRMDEALALLKKAKLGGDERRNLYELPWYVIIGPPGSGKTTALVNSGLHFPLAAQLGAGAVRGVGGTRNCDWWFTDQAVLLDTAGRYTTQDSHATVDKAAWLGFLGLLKKQRARRPIDGAFIAISLSDLLLSSDAERAAHAAAIRQRIQELYAQLGVRFPIYLMLTKLDLVPGFMEYFDTLSKEERAQVWGMTFALDDGKNNDSPLAHLQSEFAGLEQRLNDRLVERLQQERDPARRDLIYGFPQQFGALKDCLQSFLEGVFKPNAFEERVLLRGVYFTSGTQEGSPIDRLIGSMAQSMNLDRQHLARQNGTGRSYFIEKLFSAVAFAERGLVGVNPKVERRRKWIARGVLASTVALVLVVGTLWWVSYRANQAYIAQVDQKVAPLGQAVQNLSPAQRDVLAVLPLLNAVKHLADDAPSWAEGLGLYQGNMLEAESGSVYRKLLIAVFAPRLLTRIEEQLHGGGNSDFLYEGLKAYLMLADSEHYDADFIKAWIALDWDRSLPRDLPAEQRLALEEHLLALFERHPPTARLDPRLIDDLRRQLQQLPVAQRVYDRVKRQKLPDGIPDFRINEAAGRDAALVFSRKSGKPLGEPLSGFFTAKGYRQGFLLTSLNQTGTLAEEQWVLGRDQAEQQNVVSLAADVRRLYFQDYQRQWDALLADIDFVPITSVAQAADVLRVISGPTSPLKKLLVAVAKETDLQQEERLLAAKGAPVEGGVDKLKERLGTLLGQEQATQNTPDASDDPVTAHFAELNSIVSKNEGEPAVIDGLLADMNALYVQVSAMVGASGEALLGEAKNQAAAAATRVSLNAERQPPLVQGLVKSVVNSTTNSMMGGVRNQLNAAWTSEVVNIYRQSLAGRYPMSPGSARDATLDDFGQFFGVGGVMDNYFRKYLQPYVDTSTQAWRWQPGAAQKLGIAPGVLQTFQRAATIRDAFFRSGGTQPMVRFELKPVAMDATITQFLLDLDGQQLSYDHGPSRPTSMQWPNPGSIGVVRISIMPPSASGRSGITLDGPWAWFRLLEQSDLTAGNSPDRFNLRLRVDGASVSYELRANSAFNPFKSRVLSGFSLPERL; encoded by the coding sequence GTGAAGGCGTTTTTCAGTTTTATCATCCGCTGGGTCATTCCGTTGCTGGGGCTGATCGCCCTGAGCCTGATCATCTGGTTTGTCGGGCCGCTGCTCGAATTCCTGGTGCCCGAAGGCCGGCGCTGGACGCTGATCATTCTGGTGTTCGCGGTGTGGATCGCCTATCGGCTGTTTCGCATCATCCAGGCGCGCCGTCAGGCCGCCGAAGTGATGCGCAGCCTGGCGGCGCAAACCCCGCCGGACCCGACCAGCGTCGCCACCTTTGAGGAACTCGAAACCCTGCGCCAGCGCATGGACGAAGCCTTGGCACTGTTGAAGAAAGCCAAGCTGGGCGGTGACGAGCGGCGCAATCTCTACGAGTTGCCGTGGTACGTGATCATCGGCCCGCCAGGTTCGGGCAAGACCACGGCGCTGGTCAATTCCGGGCTGCATTTTCCATTGGCGGCGCAATTGGGCGCCGGAGCGGTACGCGGCGTCGGTGGCACGCGCAATTGCGATTGGTGGTTTACCGATCAGGCCGTGCTGCTCGACACCGCCGGGCGCTACACCACCCAGGACAGCCATGCGACAGTCGATAAAGCCGCGTGGCTGGGTTTTCTCGGCCTGTTGAAAAAACAGCGGGCCCGGCGTCCGATCGACGGTGCGTTTATCGCCATCAGCCTCTCCGACCTGCTTCTGAGCAGTGACGCCGAGCGCGCTGCCCATGCCGCCGCGATCCGCCAGCGTATCCAGGAGTTGTACGCGCAACTCGGCGTGCGCTTTCCGATCTACCTGATGTTGACCAAACTCGATCTGGTGCCAGGGTTCATGGAGTATTTCGATACCCTGAGCAAGGAAGAACGGGCTCAGGTCTGGGGTATGACCTTTGCCCTGGACGACGGTAAAAACAATGACAGCCCGCTGGCCCATCTGCAAAGCGAATTCGCCGGCCTGGAACAGCGCCTCAACGATCGTTTGGTGGAGCGTTTGCAACAGGAACGCGACCCGGCGCGGCGCGATCTGATCTACGGCTTCCCGCAACAGTTCGGCGCGTTGAAAGATTGCCTGCAAAGCTTCCTTGAGGGCGTATTCAAACCCAACGCCTTTGAAGAGCGGGTGCTGTTGCGCGGGGTGTATTTCACCAGCGGCACCCAGGAAGGCAGCCCGATTGACCGGCTGATTGGCTCCATGGCCCAGAGCATGAACCTGGACCGCCAGCACCTTGCGCGCCAGAACGGCACCGGGCGCAGTTACTTCATCGAAAAACTCTTCAGCGCCGTGGCTTTTGCCGAGCGTGGGCTGGTGGGGGTCAACCCGAAAGTCGAACGTCGGCGCAAGTGGATCGCCCGGGGTGTTCTGGCCTCGACCGTGGCCCTGGTGCTGGTGGTCGGGACCTTGTGGTGGGTCAGCTACCGCGCCAACCAGGCGTATATCGCGCAAGTCGATCAGAAAGTCGCGCCCCTGGGCCAGGCCGTGCAGAACCTCAGCCCGGCACAACGGGACGTGCTCGCGGTGTTGCCTTTGCTCAACGCGGTCAAGCACTTGGCCGACGATGCGCCGAGCTGGGCCGAAGGCCTGGGCCTGTATCAGGGCAACATGCTTGAAGCCGAGTCTGGCAGCGTCTATCGCAAGCTGTTGATCGCGGTCTTCGCGCCACGCTTGCTCACGCGCATCGAAGAGCAACTGCACGGCGGCGGCAATTCGGACTTCCTTTACGAAGGCTTGAAGGCCTACCTGATGCTCGCCGACAGCGAGCATTACGATGCCGACTTCATCAAGGCGTGGATCGCCCTGGACTGGGATCGCAGCCTGCCGCGTGACCTGCCGGCCGAGCAGCGTCTGGCCCTGGAGGAGCACTTGCTGGCACTGTTCGAACGCCATCCGCCCACCGCACGTCTGGACCCGCGCCTGATCGACGACCTGCGTCGGCAGTTGCAGCAACTGCCGGTGGCCCAGCGTGTCTATGACCGGGTCAAGCGGCAGAAACTGCCGGACGGCATCCCGGACTTTCGTATCAACGAAGCGGCCGGGCGTGATGCCGCGCTGGTGTTCAGCCGCAAGAGCGGCAAGCCCCTGGGCGAACCCTTGAGCGGCTTCTTCACGGCCAAGGGTTACCGCCAAGGGTTTTTGCTGACCAGCCTGAACCAGACCGGCACCCTGGCCGAGGAGCAGTGGGTGCTCGGTCGCGACCAGGCAGAACAACAGAACGTCGTCAGCCTGGCCGCCGACGTGCGCCGCCTGTATTTCCAGGATTACCAGCGCCAGTGGGACGCCTTGCTGGCTGATATCGACTTCGTGCCGATCACCAGCGTGGCCCAGGCCGCCGATGTGCTGCGGGTGATTTCCGGCCCGACCTCGCCGTTGAAAAAACTGCTGGTGGCCGTGGCGAAGGAAACCGATCTGCAACAGGAAGAACGCCTGCTGGCCGCCAAGGGCGCTCCGGTCGAGGGTGGGGTCGACAAGCTCAAGGAGCGCTTGGGCACCTTGCTCGGCCAGGAGCAGGCGACGCAAAACACACCGGATGCCAGTGACGATCCAGTCACCGCGCATTTTGCCGAACTCAACAGCATCGTCAGCAAAAACGAAGGCGAGCCGGCGGTCATCGACGGCCTGCTGGCCGACATGAACGCCCTGTATGTGCAGGTCAGCGCCATGGTCGGCGCCAGCGGCGAGGCCTTGCTCGGCGAAGCCAAGAACCAGGCCGCAGCGGCCGCGACACGGGTCAGCCTCAACGCCGAACGTCAGCCGCCGCTGGTGCAGGGGCTGGTCAAGTCGGTGGTCAACTCCACCACTAACAGCATGATGGGCGGGGTACGCAATCAACTGAACGCGGCCTGGACCAGCGAAGTGGTGAACATCTATCGCCAGTCCCTGGCCGGGCGTTATCCGATGTCGCCGGGCAGTGCGCGAGACGCAACCCTGGACGACTTCGGCCAGTTCTTCGGCGTGGGCGGGGTGATGGACAACTACTTCCGCAAATACCTGCAGCCGTACGTGGATACCTCGACCCAGGCCTGGCGCTGGCAACCGGGCGCCGCACAGAAGCTCGGCATTGCCCCTGGCGTACTGCAAACCTTCCAGCGGGCAGCGACCATCCGGGATGCGTTTTTCCGTTCCGGCGGCACCCAGCCGATGGTGCGCTTCGAACTCAAGCCAGTGGCGATGGACGCCACCATTACCCAGTTTTTGCTCGACCTCGATGGCCAGCAGTTGAGCTACGACCACGGCCCGAGCCGCCCCACCTCCATGCAATGGCCCAACCCCGGCAGCATCGGCGTGGTGCGGATCTCGATCATGCCGCCTTCAGCCAGCGGTCGTTCGGGCATCACCCTGGACGGGCCCTGGGCCTGGTTCCGCCTGCTGGAGCAATCGGACCTGACCGCCGGCAACTCGCCGGATCGCTTCAACCTGCGGCTGCGGGTCGACGGCGCCAGCGTCTCTTATGAGTTGCGGGCCAACAGCGCCTTCAACCCGTTCAAGAGCCGTGTGCTCAGCGGTTTCAGCCTGCCGGAGCGTTTATGA
- a CDS encoding DotU family type VI secretion system protein — protein sequence MSNDDRTQFMPTPGGRGADPARPDAGRAQAAPLSMPAAPLLIGKAEGLNPLESAAGPLLALLTRLRNTIAHPAPASLRAQLLAYLRQFEERAEAAGVVRNDVLLARYALCTALDEAVLSTPWGGASDWGKQSLLITVHNEAWGGEKVFLLLEHCLQSPRERLYLLELLYLCMCLGFEGRYRVINDGRSQLEALRERTSAVIRSARGEYERELSPHWRGVTVARDRLAQFMPPWIAVAIGVALLLALLFGLRLKLAADAEPVFKNIHALGEIPVQAIDRPVVQPKLIERPRLAGFLADEIKAGRVAVEDAVDRSVVTIRGDELFASGSASIVDNFQPLMLRIADAIRKVKGQVRVTGHSDNRPIATLRFPSNWALSEARATSVLQILSAKTGQPERFSAEGRSDTEPLVSNATTEGRARNRRVEITVLAEGVE from the coding sequence ATGAGCAACGACGATCGTACCCAATTCATGCCGACACCCGGTGGCCGTGGCGCCGATCCGGCCCGCCCGGATGCCGGTCGCGCCCAGGCCGCGCCGCTTTCGATGCCGGCCGCGCCGCTTTTGATCGGCAAAGCCGAAGGTCTCAACCCTCTGGAGAGCGCCGCTGGCCCGTTGCTGGCTTTGCTGACCCGCTTGCGTAACACCATTGCCCACCCGGCGCCGGCGAGCCTACGGGCGCAATTACTGGCCTACCTGCGCCAGTTCGAGGAGCGCGCCGAGGCTGCCGGTGTGGTGCGCAACGATGTGTTGCTGGCCCGTTACGCCTTGTGCACCGCCCTGGATGAAGCGGTGTTGAGTACGCCGTGGGGTGGCGCCAGCGACTGGGGCAAACAGAGCCTGCTGATCACCGTGCACAACGAAGCCTGGGGCGGCGAGAAGGTGTTCCTGCTCTTGGAACATTGCCTGCAAAGCCCCCGCGAACGTTTGTATCTGCTGGAGCTGTTGTACCTGTGCATGTGCCTGGGTTTCGAAGGGCGCTATCGGGTCATCAACGACGGTCGCAGCCAACTGGAAGCCTTGCGTGAACGCACCAGTGCGGTCATCCGCAGCGCCCGTGGTGAATATGAGCGTGAACTGTCGCCCCATTGGCGCGGCGTCACCGTGGCCCGCGACCGGCTGGCGCAATTCATGCCGCCATGGATCGCCGTGGCCATCGGCGTGGCGTTGCTGTTGGCACTGCTGTTCGGCCTGCGCTTGAAACTGGCCGCCGATGCCGAGCCGGTGTTTAAAAATATCCATGCACTGGGTGAGATCCCGGTGCAGGCCATCGACCGTCCGGTGGTGCAACCGAAACTGATCGAACGTCCCCGCCTGGCGGGCTTCCTCGCCGATGAAATCAAGGCCGGCCGGGTGGCCGTGGAAGATGCCGTTGACCGTTCAGTGGTGACCATCCGTGGCGATGAGCTATTCGCTTCGGGCAGCGCCAGCATCGTCGACAATTTCCAGCCGCTGATGCTGCGCATCGCCGATGCCATTCGCAAGGTCAAGGGTCAGGTCCGGGTGACCGGCCACAGCGACAATCGCCCGATTGCCACCCTGCGGTTTCCATCGAACTGGGCCTTGTCCGAGGCGCGTGCCACTTCGGTGCTGCAAATCCTCTCGGCCAAAACCGGCCAGCCCGAGCGCTTCAGCGCCGAAGGCCGCAGCGACACCGAACCGTTGGTCTCGAACGCTACAACAGAGGGCCGCGCGCGTAATCGTCGGGTCGAAATCACAGTGTTGGCGGAGGGGGTCGAGTGA